From Clavelina lepadiformis chromosome 9, kaClaLepa1.1, whole genome shotgun sequence, the proteins below share one genomic window:
- the LOC143471101 gene encoding G protein-activated inward rectifier potassium channel 3-like, translated as MAHLKPVEAPVSLTIPNNMNARRSSSVQMTAKLAALRGENFGNEICSKPKDADEEKKKNKPTVRFMKKSGKCNIRQDAAEIRKRYLRDLFTTLVDMSWKNNLIFYISTYLCTWSLLGFVWYCIAWIRGDLIEPPEMISANITNTSLSTSAHPFYSRTNCVDNVYSYTTAFLFYLETETSLGYGKRAITDRCPEAVILFVIQALLTGILDAFMVGCIFIKISQPKNRAETLVFSKHCVLALRDGNYCLMFRVGNLRNSLIVQSRIRAKHVQSRTTKEGEFIGLHQVDINVGFDTGADNLFLVTPLIICHEINEKSPFYSMSAEKLRKEPFEIIAILEGTIESTGMICQARTSYLNDEILWGHRFVSIVSDGPGHFDVDHSEFHSTYEVSMPGVSTEEYENTKHQQNGGHTSPPCLNNGLSLRKDLLNRQQLHKNTAITVDEISGRKFVPDSQSFKINSSARRTLSDANVAAAKSPEEQRVLINSDSVQRRNNTSRDDVTESR; from the exons ATGGCTCATTTAAAGCCGGTGGAAGCCCCTGTAAGTTTGACTATTCCGAACAATATGAACGCTAGAAGATCTTCCTCGGTGCAGATGACCGCCAAACTCGCCGCACTTCGAGGGGAGAATTTCGGGAACGAAATCTGCTCGAAACCTAAAGATGCTgatgaagaaaagaaaaagaacaaGCCAACCGTTCGTTTCATGAAGAAAAGTGGTAAATGCAATATACGACAG GATGCTGCGGAAATACGTAAACGTTACCTTCGCGATCTTTTCACGACGTTGGTTGATATGAGTTGGAAAAATAATCTCATCTTCTACATCTCAACTTATTTATGCACTTGGTCCTTGCTTGGCTTTGTCTGGTACTGCATTGCCTGGATAAG AGGGGACTTGATTGAACCGCCCGAAATGATCTCCGCAAATATCACCAACACAAGTCTTTCAACCAGCGCTCATCCATTCTACTCCCGCACCAACTGCGTGGACAACGTCTACTCATACACGACGGCTTTTCTTTTCTATCTCGAAACTGAGACCAGCTTGGGTTATGGAAAGCGCGCCATAACTGATAGATGCCCAGAAGCAGTTATCCTCTTTGTTATTCAG GCCTTATTGACAGGCATCTTAGACGCGTTCATGGTCGGttgtattttcataaaaatctcTCAACCGAAAAACCGAGCAGAAACCCTGGTGTTCAGCAAGCATTGTGTTCTTGCTCTCAGGGACGGAAATTATTGCTTAATGTTTCG TGTAGGAAATCTACGTAATTCTCTCATCGTGCAAAGTCGCATTCGAGCAAAACACGTACAATCTCGAACAACTAAAGAAGGAGAATTTATCGGATTGCACCAAGTTGACATCAACGTCGGATTCGATACAG GAGCCgacaatttgtttttggtgACGCCATTAATTATTTGTCACGAAATCAATGAGAAAAGTCCTTTTTATTCGATGTCAGCGGAGAAACTTCGCAAGGAACCGTTTGAAATCATCGCAATTCTCGAAGGAACGATAGAAAGCACAG GGATGATTTGCCAAGCGCGAACATCATATCTAAACGACGAAATTCTTTGGGGTCACCGTTTTGTTTCAATAGTTTCTGACGGGCCAGGACATTTCGACGTCGATCATTCCGAATTCCACTCAACGTACGAG GTTTCAATGCCCGGAGTAAGTACGGAAGAATATGAAAATACTAAACATCAGCAAAATGGCGGACACACTTCTCCTCCCTGCCTGAACAATGGACTAAGTTTGCGGAAAGATCTTTTGAACAGACAGCAGTTGCACAAAAACACCGCCATCACCGTTGACGAAATCAGCGGCAGAAAGTTCGTTCCTGACTCGCAATCTTTCAAGATAAACTCATCCGCCAGGAGGACTTTGTCGGATGCAAATGTGGCTGCTGCGAAATCCCCAGAAGAGCAAAGAGTTTTGATAAACAGCGACAGTGTGCAGCGTCGCAATAATACCAGCCGTGATGATGTAACAGAAAGTCGCTAG